A single region of the Silene latifolia isolate original U9 population chromosome 8, ASM4854445v1, whole genome shotgun sequence genome encodes:
- the LOC141594790 gene encoding pentatricopeptide repeat-containing protein At2g44880-like, which yields MNWLWNPIESKCISLLQQRQSGRSLLQIHGFIVRNNLETNLNIITKFIAACSSQLVSKPGIQHARQVFDKIPHKNDSFLCNVMIKSHIGNDEFDEALLLFRDLMRMTDFVPDIYTFLFLSKSCGSSLYHWEGRQLHSRLIRSGFCLDMFVSTSMVDMYAKMCDMGSARKVFDEMSKRSVVSWTALVCGYAKSGDIFNARKYFDEMPDKDVAAYNAIIDAYVKVGDLSSAQSLFETMPERNVVSWTTMISGFCDNNNTVRARILFDAMPEKNQCSWNAMIGGYCQNKQPHTALKLFHELLSDRVLEADEVTIISILPAIADLGALDMGCWVHQYVKRKHLDQRIKISTSLIDMYAKCGEITKAMSIFGKIPRKATCSWNAIINGLAVNGYGNEALQVFYDMIKSGYKPNSITMISVLSACSHSGLVNEGRKWLNDMEKFGLTPQIEHYSCVIDLFGRIGDLDEAEKVLHSMPYEANEIVISSFLSACVNRKDLLRAERVLNDAVKVNPLNAVNYVLLRNLYAMENKWTEVRGVNGLMRASGAKKEAGFSAIEANGMLLEFLSGGLTHTQFDDLLLALGHLEMHMNMEEDCLQNIF from the coding sequence ATGAATTGGCTATGGAATCCAATTGAAAGCAAATGTATTTCTCTACTCCAGCAACGCCAAAGCGGCCGATCACTCCTTCAAATTCACGGTTTCATCGTCCGCAACAATCTCGAAACTAACCTTAATATCATCACTAAATTCATTGCTGCGTGTTCTTCACAGTTGGTTTCTAAACCCGGCATTCAGCATGCACGCCAAGTGTTTGATAAAATTCCCCACAAGAACGATTCGTTTCTCTGTAATGTTATGATTAAATCCCATATTGGTAATGACGAATTTGATGAGGCGTTGCTTCTTTTTAGGGATTTGATGAGAATGACGGATTTTGTTCCGGATATTTATACGTTTTTGTTTTTATCGAAATCTTGTGGCTCGAGTTTGTACCATTGGGAAGGTAGACAGTTGCATAGTCGGTTAATTAGAAGTGGGTTTTGTTTGGATATGTTTGTGTCGACGTCCATGGTTGATATGTATGCCAAGATGTGTGATATGGGTTCTGCACGgaaggtgtttgatgaaatgtctaAGAGAAGTGTGGTGTCGTGGACAGCTTTGGTATGTGGGTATGCTAAATCAGGAGATATTTTCAATGCTAGGAAGTATTTTGATGAGATGCCTGATAAGGATGTAGCAGCTTACAACGCGATAATTGATGCATATGTGAAAGTAGGGGACTTGAGTTCGGCTCAAAGTTTGTTTGAGACGATGCCGGAGAGGAATGTTGTTTCTTGGACTACTATGATTTCTGGTTTTTGCGATAATAATAACACGGTGAGAGCCAGGATTTTATTTGATGCTATGCCTGAGAAGAATCAGTGTTCTTGGAATGCGATGATTGGTGGCTATTGCCAAAATAAACAACCACATACAGCTCTTAAGCTATTCCATGAATTGCTGTCAGATAGAGTTCTTGAAGCTGATGAAGTTACCATCATCAGCATTCTGCCGGCAATAGCTGATTTGGGTGCACTCGATATGGGATGTTGGGTTCATCAGTATGTCAAGAGGAAACATTTAGACCAACGGATCAAGATAAGCACTTCTCTGATAGATATGTATGCAAAATGTGGCGAGATCACCAAGGCCATGTCTATTTTTGGAAAGATCCCTCGAAAAGCTACGTGTTCATGGAATGCCATTATAAATGGGTTAGCAGTCAATGGATATGGCAATGAAGCATTACAAGTATTTTATGACATGATAAAAAGTGGATATAAACCAAATTCAATAACAATGATCAGTGTTTTGTCTGCTTGCAGCCATAGTGGTTTGGTTAATGAGGGAAGGAAGTGGCTAAATGATATGGAGAAGTTCGGTCTCACCCCACAAATCGAGCATTATAGTTGTGTGATTGATCTTTTCGGTAGAATAGGGGACTTGGATGAAGCCGAGAAAGTGTTGCATTCCATGCCATATGAGGCTAATGAGATAGTCATTAGCTCTTTCCTGTCTGCTTGTGTAAATCGAAAAGATTTACTTCGAGCTGAGAGAGTGTTAAATGATGCTGTTAAAGTGAACCCTTTAAATGCCGTAAACTATGTTTTACTCAGGAACTTGTATGCCATGGAAAACAAATGGACGGAAGTAAGAGGAGTAAATGGATTAATGAGGGCTAGTGGTGCAAAAAAAGAAGCTGGTTTTAGTGCAATCGAAGCTAATGGTATGCTTTTGGAGTTTTTATCAGGTGGTCTAACACATACTCAGTTTGATGATTTACTGTTAGCTTTGGGGCATCTCGAGATGCATATGAATATGGAGGAGGACTGCCTGCAAAACATATTTTAG